In Bacillus cytotoxicus NVH 391-98, the following are encoded in one genomic region:
- a CDS encoding D-alanyl-D-alanine carboxypeptidase family protein, translated as MQFLKKAMLIFLSLLITIAIVLYFYIYVNGPAIQSQSAILIDADSGEIVYKKNETSPFPSGDLSKLMTEYILLERIHNGTLKWEDEVIIKDNSFHIGANDIGTTVKSDITIRDLFHAVALTGNNRAALALAEHISTNEENFIKLMNEKARQLGLSKDTYFINVTGVSNKQEQFSKITALDASKLARQLLYDYPTILKSSSMTSYQFIFKDIHVFNTNRMLYSLDKNVKLKSVDGLQTSFSPTTGYSFVGTAKEKDRRLISVVLGAKGENSSFIESKKLFNYGFHPTYFPSFQSFKDYISSWLSSLSFKNFFVQSITVLFIIMISMIIHVRKQDSENL; from the coding sequence ATGCAATTCTTAAAAAAAGCAATGCTTATATTTCTATCTTTACTCATTACAATAGCTATCGTTTTATATTTTTACATTTATGTAAATGGTCCCGCTATTCAATCGCAGTCAGCGATTTTAATAGATGCTGATTCTGGTGAAATTGTGTATAAAAAGAATGAAACTTCGCCTTTTCCCTCAGGTGATTTATCTAAACTCATGACAGAATATATTCTTTTAGAACGAATACATAACGGTACCCTAAAATGGGAAGATGAAGTGATTATAAAGGATAATTCTTTTCACATAGGAGCGAATGATATTGGTACTACAGTTAAAAGTGATATCACAATTCGCGATTTATTCCATGCTGTTGCGTTAACGGGGAATAATCGTGCAGCACTAGCTTTAGCAGAGCACATATCAACAAATGAAGAAAATTTTATAAAACTAATGAATGAAAAAGCAAGACAGCTAGGATTATCTAAAGATACATACTTTATAAATGTAACAGGGGTTTCAAATAAACAAGAGCAATTCTCTAAAATCACCGCTTTAGATGCCTCTAAATTAGCTCGTCAATTACTTTATGATTACCCAACGATATTAAAAAGTAGCAGTATGACCTCTTATCAATTCATCTTCAAAGATATCCATGTATTTAATACAAATAGAATGCTCTATTCGCTTGATAAAAATGTAAAGCTGAAAAGCGTTGATGGTTTGCAAACAAGTTTTTCACCTACTACTGGCTACAGCTTTGTTGGAACGGCAAAAGAAAAAGATAGAAGACTGATTTCAGTTGTATTAGGTGCAAAGGGAGAAAACAGCTCCTTTATCGAATCAAAAAAATTATTTAACTATGGTTTCCATCCTACTTATTTCCCATCTTTTCAATCTTTTAAAGACTATATCTCATCATGGCTATCATCACTATCATTCAAGAACTTTTTCGTACAAAGCATTACCGTTTTATTTATTATCATGATTTCAATGATTATTCATGTGCGAAAACAAGACTCAGAGAATTTGTAA
- a CDS encoding glycosyltransferase family 2 protein: MQKKSISIILPVFNEEKTLDRVLQAALQIHPLEIIVVANGCTDRSVEIAHKYKCHVLNFEAALGHNIGRAIGAQQAKGDILLFMDADFPLDSNILREFLQPLMNHTADVVLNNLDYIFYKKQRPHSTTIWRQVTNQFFHRPDLKIDSPISVPHAMTKEVVHTIGAESLGNPTLAHLKIIQHNFRISRHKQIDVISINRVNPQQHFAKHNELSTSEKRIIGNHIAAMAEWIDELKNPRAHYSDGGRRRDIVEGLKLKQSKSFPKVHYTGWGVNTSNYGGKQLSIIIPVQNEEKMIQAIIQESRKLNPLEIIVVVNGTTDKTAEIAKKHGATIVMYEEELGNDTGRAIGAYFARGDILLFIDGDFVIPSNDLLPFVHAVENGVDLALNDLDHYLSYRFPLYIVTACKYAVNLACDRKDLGVGSIVAVPHAFSKKCIETIGFDALTSPVYGQVKAILSGLQVKNVHRVDVDKMNRIRPDKHFSKTGGLAPSTTRIVGDHIEAISYLIQQKGERGLF; the protein is encoded by the coding sequence ATGCAGAAAAAATCTATTTCAATTATACTTCCTGTTTTTAATGAAGAAAAAACTTTAGATCGTGTGTTGCAAGCGGCTCTGCAAATCCATCCTTTAGAAATTATTGTAGTTGCTAATGGTTGTACCGATCGTTCTGTAGAAATTGCTCACAAATATAAATGCCATGTGTTAAATTTCGAAGCAGCCCTTGGACATAATATTGGACGTGCTATTGGCGCACAGCAAGCAAAAGGAGATATTTTGTTGTTTATGGATGCTGATTTTCCGCTTGATAGCAATATATTACGCGAATTTCTTCAACCGTTAATGAATCATACAGCTGACGTTGTATTAAATAATTTAGACTATATTTTTTATAAAAAACAGCGTCCCCATTCCACAACGATTTGGAGACAAGTTACAAATCAATTTTTTCATCGTCCGGATTTAAAAATCGATTCCCCTATTTCTGTTCCGCACGCGATGACAAAAGAAGTCGTTCATACCATTGGAGCAGAATCGCTAGGAAACCCAACGCTCGCTCATCTCAAAATAATCCAACATAACTTCCGCATTTCTCGTCATAAACAAATTGATGTCATTTCAATCAATCGCGTAAATCCTCAGCAACATTTTGCAAAGCATAATGAACTTTCTACTTCTGAAAAGCGAATTATCGGAAATCATATCGCAGCTATGGCAGAGTGGATCGATGAGCTAAAAAATCCCCGTGCACATTATTCTGATGGTGGAAGAAGGCGAGATATTGTCGAAGGATTGAAATTAAAGCAGAGTAAGTCTTTTCCTAAAGTTCATTATACAGGCTGGGGCGTAAACACATCCAACTATGGTGGGAAGCAATTATCTATTATTATTCCTGTTCAAAATGAAGAGAAAATGATACAAGCGATTATCCAGGAATCTAGAAAATTAAATCCTTTAGAAATTATAGTTGTCGTTAATGGTACGACTGACAAAACAGCAGAAATTGCGAAAAAGCACGGAGCAACGATTGTTATGTATGAAGAAGAATTGGGAAATGATACTGGCAGAGCAATTGGTGCGTATTTTGCACGAGGCGATATACTATTATTTATTGATGGAGATTTTGTAATCCCTTCAAATGATTTACTGCCATTTGTACATGCGGTTGAAAATGGTGTTGATTTAGCACTGAATGATTTAGATCATTATCTTTCTTATCGTTTCCCGCTCTATATTGTAACAGCATGTAAATACGCTGTTAATTTAGCTTGTGATCGTAAAGATTTAGGAGTTGGTTCTATTGTCGCTGTACCGCATGCCTTTAGTAAAAAATGTATTGAAACGATCGGGTTTGATGCTCTTACTTCGCCAGTATACGGACAAGTAAAAGCAATATTAAGCGGATTACAAGTAAAAAACGTTCATCGTGTCGACGTTGATAAAATGAATCGCATTCGCCCTGATAAACATTTCTCTAAAACTGGTGGTTTAGCTCCTTCAACGACAAGAATTGTCGGTGATCATATAGAAGCTATTTCTTATTTAATTCAGCAAAAAGGCGAACGTGGATTGTTTTAA
- a CDS encoding ArsR/SmtB family transcription factor produces MNENIAKVASLISNPSRAAILTHLMDGHPHPATELARVAKIKPQTVSFHLHKLYTMQILEVEKHGRYHYYKLANQEMAEILGKLLYIVPFKPIQSFKEIKKHEEIQYARTCYDHLAGKLGVGLTNSLLYKQVLQKNGSEFEVTEIGAHFFEDFGINLDILRNKRRAFSKCCLDWTERQYHIAGALGNAILERMLEQNWITRTDGSRAVYITSLGKQNIFEIFSLEM; encoded by the coding sequence GTGAATGAAAATATCGCAAAAGTCGCCTCTCTTATTAGTAATCCATCACGAGCGGCTATCTTAACACATCTTATGGATGGTCACCCTCATCCAGCCACTGAACTAGCACGGGTCGCAAAAATCAAACCTCAAACAGTAAGTTTTCACCTTCATAAACTATATACCATGCAAATTCTCGAAGTTGAAAAGCATGGTAGATATCACTATTACAAATTAGCAAATCAAGAAATGGCAGAAATATTAGGAAAACTACTCTATATCGTTCCATTTAAACCTATTCAATCCTTTAAAGAAATAAAGAAACATGAAGAAATTCAATATGCCAGAACGTGCTATGATCATCTAGCTGGAAAATTGGGTGTCGGTCTTACTAATTCTCTACTATATAAACAAGTATTACAAAAGAATGGGTCAGAATTTGAGGTCACTGAAATTGGCGCACATTTTTTTGAAGATTTTGGTATAAATTTAGACATATTACGTAACAAAAGACGTGCATTTTCAAAATGTTGCTTAGATTGGACTGAAAGACAATATCATATTGCTGGAGCCCTCGGCAATGCTATTTTAGAACGAATGCTAGAACAAAATTGGATTACTAGAACAGATGGATCACGAGCTGTTTATATTACATCACTAGGGAAGCAAAACATATTTGAAATCTTTTCTCTAGAAATGTAA